A single window of Archangium gephyra DNA harbors:
- a CDS encoding FBP domain-containing protein, with protein sequence MFRIETEKELLSAFRSRDRKHVELPKGTQLPLFIRDYLAWVDPYGVRVFLVFTAPGGNRPTGIAFRRDQQGDKALALRVCEWCRASGSSDQIGLLTTDVDSKRRVGVNLCLDLRCNERLEAAMNMAGRSVLDENKQLIERMSRFASEALGLEFS encoded by the coding sequence ATGTTCCGCATCGAGACAGAGAAAGAGCTGTTGAGCGCGTTCCGTTCACGGGATCGCAAACACGTCGAGTTGCCCAAGGGCACCCAGCTGCCCCTCTTCATCCGCGACTATCTGGCGTGGGTGGATCCCTACGGGGTTCGCGTGTTCCTCGTGTTCACCGCACCGGGCGGCAATCGGCCCACGGGCATCGCCTTCCGCCGCGATCAGCAGGGGGACAAGGCCCTGGCGCTCCGCGTGTGCGAGTGGTGCCGGGCTTCGGGCTCGTCGGATCAGATCGGGCTGCTCACCACGGACGTCGATTCCAAGCGCCGCGTGGGCGTGAACCTCTGCCTGGACCTCCGCTGCAACGAGCGGCTGGAGGCGGCGATGAACATGGCCGGCCGCAGTGTCCTGGACGAGAACAAGCAGCTCATCGAACGCATGTCGCGCTTCGCGAGCGAGGCGCTGGGCCTGGAGTTCAGCTGA
- a CDS encoding TetR/AcrR family transcriptional regulator, with protein MQEPPETGEPRPGSDGTPSRVRLLQGLAAAITEKGYAATTIADIVRHARVSKRTFYEHFEDKDACFLASYVAASEETLRAIDTAAAAPGLPWKERLQAATRAYLDALEAKPEVTRTYLLEIHAAGARALQLRREVHQRFAEQLRGLVRMAREDNPELRALSPAMATALVGGINELVLVAAEKGRAGQLRDLADTAVELVRAVLVAPET; from the coding sequence ATGCAAGAGCCCCCCGAGACTGGCGAGCCGCGCCCTGGAAGTGACGGCACCCCGAGCCGCGTCCGGCTGCTCCAGGGGCTGGCGGCCGCCATCACCGAGAAGGGGTACGCCGCCACCACCATCGCGGACATCGTCCGGCACGCCCGGGTCTCCAAGCGCACCTTCTACGAGCATTTCGAGGACAAGGACGCGTGCTTCCTCGCCTCGTACGTGGCCGCCAGCGAGGAGACGCTGCGGGCGATCGACACGGCCGCCGCGGCCCCTGGGCTGCCGTGGAAGGAGCGGCTCCAGGCGGCGACGCGCGCGTACCTGGACGCGCTCGAGGCGAAGCCCGAGGTGACGCGGACGTACCTGTTGGAGATCCACGCCGCCGGCGCGCGCGCGCTCCAGTTGCGGCGCGAGGTGCACCAGCGCTTCGCCGAGCAGCTGCGCGGCCTGGTGCGGATGGCGCGCGAGGACAACCCGGAGCTGCGCGCGCTCTCGCCGGCCATGGCGACGGCGCTCGTCGGAGGCATCAACGAGCTGGTGCTCGTCGCGGCCGAGAAGGGACGCGCGGGCCAGCTCCGCGACCTGGCGGACACGGCGGTGGAGCTGGTGCGCGCGGTGCTCGTGGCGCCGGAGACGTAG
- a CDS encoding SDR family NAD(P)-dependent oxidoreductase, producing MKTVQGKVAAITGAGSGIGRATAKLLARKGCHVAISDVNETGLAETEAMCRQAGVKVLAARVDVAQRAEVEAWAAQVARELGGVNIIINNAGVALGSTIEDMRYEDFEWLMNINFWGVVHGTKAFLPHLKAAGDGHIVNISSVFGLIGVPTQGAYNAAKFAVKGFTEALRQELEIEGLPIGVTSVHPGGIKTNIARNARFTVRKGWVEEESNSDFEKAFSTSPEVAAENILQAILKNRRRQLIGADAVLIDLVQRALPTLYQSLLVAGARRRRQKLLNKAG from the coding sequence ATGAAGACAGTGCAGGGCAAGGTCGCGGCGATCACGGGTGCGGGCTCGGGCATCGGCCGCGCGACGGCGAAGCTGCTGGCGCGGAAGGGCTGCCATGTCGCCATCTCGGATGTGAACGAGACGGGACTGGCCGAGACGGAGGCGATGTGCCGCCAGGCCGGCGTCAAGGTGCTCGCCGCCCGGGTGGACGTGGCGCAACGCGCGGAGGTCGAGGCCTGGGCGGCCCAGGTCGCGCGCGAGCTCGGCGGCGTCAACATCATCATCAACAACGCCGGGGTGGCCCTGGGCTCCACCATCGAGGACATGCGCTACGAGGACTTCGAGTGGCTCATGAACATCAACTTCTGGGGTGTGGTGCATGGCACCAAGGCCTTCCTGCCGCACCTCAAGGCCGCCGGGGATGGGCACATCGTCAACATCTCCAGCGTCTTCGGGCTGATCGGCGTGCCCACGCAGGGCGCCTACAACGCCGCGAAGTTCGCGGTGAAGGGCTTCACCGAGGCGCTGCGCCAGGAGCTGGAGATTGAAGGGCTCCCCATCGGCGTGACGAGCGTGCACCCCGGTGGCATCAAGACCAACATCGCCCGGAACGCCCGCTTCACCGTGAGGAAGGGCTGGGTGGAGGAGGAGTCCAACAGCGACTTCGAGAAGGCCTTCTCCACTTCACCGGAGGTGGCGGCCGAGAACATCCTCCAGGCCATCCTCAAGAACCGCCGGCGCCAGCTCATCGGCGCCGACGCGGTGTTGATCGATCTGGTCCAGCGCGCGCTGCCGACGCTGTACCAGTCGCTGCTGGTCGCGGGCGCCAGGCGGCGCCGGCAGAAGCTGCTGAACAAGGCGGGGTGA
- a CDS encoding ammonium transporter has protein sequence MPGGIVGADVAWVLVASALVMLMVPGLALFYGGMVQGKNVLSTLMHSFGALAVVTVVWALWGYSLAFGESHGGLIGGATHLFMRGVGQEAKGTLPHILFFLFQGTFAAITPALISGAYAERLKFSAFLLFTVLWATFVYAPVAHWVWAPDGWLLKLGALDFAGGAVVHLTSGVSALVVALVVGRRRGARQPPHNLTFTLLGAGLLWFGWFGFNAGSALAANELAAVAAANTHLAAAAGAVAWGFVDLVRLKKVTALGAASGLVAGLVGITPAAGFVSPMGALAIGLLAGGVCYGGVLLKEHLRYDDALDVVGVHGVGGALGALLTGVFATVSVNPAGADGVIAGGNWALLGKQALSILAVAAFSALLTFVLLKVVQAVVGLRVDAEAEFDGLDPHVHGERAYHTGISLGGHGMTPREASAPKAREPEKAPLGAGPVMDG, from the coding sequence ATGCCGGGCGGAATCGTCGGAGCCGATGTGGCGTGGGTGTTGGTGGCGAGCGCCCTGGTGATGTTGATGGTGCCAGGGTTGGCGCTCTTCTACGGGGGCATGGTGCAGGGCAAGAACGTGCTCTCCACCCTGATGCACAGCTTCGGCGCTCTGGCGGTGGTGACGGTGGTGTGGGCGCTGTGGGGCTACTCGCTCGCTTTCGGAGAGAGCCACGGAGGCCTCATCGGAGGGGCCACGCATCTGTTCATGAGAGGGGTAGGGCAGGAGGCCAAGGGCACGCTGCCGCACATCCTCTTCTTCCTCTTCCAGGGCACCTTCGCCGCCATCACCCCCGCGCTCATCAGCGGGGCGTACGCCGAGCGGCTCAAGTTCTCCGCCTTCCTCCTCTTCACCGTGCTGTGGGCCACCTTCGTGTACGCGCCCGTGGCGCACTGGGTGTGGGCGCCGGACGGGTGGCTGTTGAAGCTGGGCGCGCTCGACTTCGCCGGTGGCGCCGTGGTGCACCTCACCAGTGGTGTCTCGGCGCTCGTGGTGGCGCTCGTGGTGGGCCGCCGCCGGGGCGCGCGTCAGCCCCCGCATAACCTCACCTTCACCCTGCTGGGCGCGGGGCTCCTCTGGTTCGGCTGGTTCGGCTTCAACGCGGGCAGTGCGCTCGCCGCCAACGAGCTGGCCGCCGTCGCCGCGGCCAACACCCACCTCGCGGCCGCGGCCGGTGCGGTGGCGTGGGGCTTCGTGGATCTGGTGCGGCTGAAGAAGGTGACGGCCCTGGGCGCCGCCAGCGGGCTCGTGGCCGGCCTGGTGGGCATCACCCCGGCGGCGGGCTTCGTCTCGCCCATGGGCGCGTTGGCCATCGGACTCCTGGCCGGTGGGGTCTGCTACGGCGGCGTCCTCCTCAAGGAGCACCTCCGCTACGACGATGCCCTGGACGTCGTGGGCGTGCATGGCGTCGGTGGAGCGCTCGGTGCCCTGCTGACCGGGGTGTTCGCCACGGTGTCCGTCAATCCGGCTGGGGCCGATGGCGTGATCGCGGGCGGCAACTGGGCCCTCCTGGGCAAGCAGGCGCTCAGCATCCTCGCGGTGGCCGCCTTCTCCGCGCTGCTCACCTTCGTCCTGCTCAAGGTGGTGCAGGCGGTGGTGGGTCTGCGCGTGGACGCCGAGGCCGAGTTCGACGGATTGGATCCCCACGTCCACGGCGAGCGCGCCTACCACACCGGCATCTCCCTGGGCGGCCACGGCATGACGCCGCGCGAGGCCTCGGCTCCCAAGGCCCGCGAGCCGGAGAAGGCGCCGCTCGGCGCCGGCCCCGTGATGGACGGGTGA
- a CDS encoding pyridoxal phosphate-dependent aminotransferase, with protein MSTAVTEKLPAHTLDAISFGKIVQIREGLLRAQATGKRVIRFESGDPSFSIAPHVAEAIAAAMRAGKTHYVPNDGIPELRAALADKLRQKNGIQGATAEQVFLTNGAMHALYVTFGALLAPGDEVILPDPMWTEVAENVKLAGGKPVGVPVRAEEGYAYRPDAIQAAITPRTRAIFLNTPHNPTGAVMPRETLEAIVSLARKHDLWIVSDEAYEDVIYEPHVHHSIASLAGDWAERVISVYSFSKSHAMSGLRTGYLHTPWPLLQRRVQKLLRCTINGVNSLAQWGALAAVTGPQEPLRAMRAEYRQRRDVLVKALEGIPGVRPFTPRGAFYVWAELEPSLYSRLDVANADALSARLAAQGIGSAPGDAFGHSCENAIRFAFSCDTKMVLEGAELLRAALLGGASR; from the coding sequence ATGTCAACGGCCGTGACCGAGAAGCTTCCCGCCCACACCCTGGACGCCATCTCGTTCGGGAAGATCGTGCAGATCCGCGAGGGGCTGCTCCGTGCCCAGGCAACGGGCAAGCGGGTGATCCGCTTCGAGTCTGGCGACCCCAGCTTCTCGATCGCTCCGCACGTGGCGGAGGCCATCGCCGCGGCGATGCGGGCGGGCAAGACGCACTACGTGCCGAACGACGGCATCCCGGAGCTGCGCGCGGCGCTGGCCGACAAGCTGCGCCAGAAGAACGGCATCCAGGGCGCCACGGCGGAGCAGGTGTTCCTCACCAACGGCGCCATGCACGCGCTGTACGTGACCTTCGGCGCGCTGCTCGCGCCCGGGGACGAGGTCATCCTCCCGGATCCCATGTGGACCGAGGTGGCGGAGAACGTGAAGCTCGCTGGCGGAAAGCCGGTGGGTGTACCGGTGCGCGCCGAGGAGGGCTACGCCTACCGCCCCGACGCCATCCAGGCGGCCATCACCCCTCGCACGCGGGCCATCTTCCTCAACACGCCGCACAATCCGACCGGCGCCGTCATGCCCCGCGAGACGCTGGAGGCCATCGTCTCCCTGGCTCGCAAGCATGATCTGTGGATCGTCTCGGACGAGGCCTACGAGGACGTCATCTACGAGCCGCACGTACACCACTCCATCGCCTCGCTGGCCGGGGACTGGGCCGAGCGCGTCATCAGCGTCTATTCCTTCTCCAAGAGCCACGCGATGAGCGGCCTGCGCACGGGCTATCTGCACACGCCGTGGCCGCTGCTGCAAAGACGGGTGCAGAAGCTGCTGCGCTGCACCATCAACGGCGTGAACAGCCTGGCGCAGTGGGGCGCGCTGGCGGCGGTGACGGGGCCGCAGGAGCCCCTGCGGGCAATGCGCGCCGAGTACCGCCAGCGGCGGGACGTGCTGGTGAAGGCGCTGGAGGGAATCCCGGGCGTGCGCCCGTTCACCCCGCGCGGGGCCTTCTACGTGTGGGCGGAGCTGGAGCCGTCCCTGTACTCGCGGCTGGACGTGGCCAACGCGGACGCGCTGTCGGCCCGGCTGGCGGCCCAGGGTATTGGCAGCGCGCCGGGTGATGCCTTCGGCCACTCGTGCGAGAACGCCATCCGCTTCGCCTTCAGCTGCGACACGAAGATGGTGCTCGAGGGCGCGGAATTGCTGCGCGCCGCGCTGCTGGGTGGGGCCTCGCGATGA
- a CDS encoding nitrilase-related carbon-nitrogen hydrolase: MSGRLTVALGQYDIGWHSPEASLAAAETLISRAAAGGARLVVLPEMATTGFTMDKTQATPLQGPVVSRLGELAARSKVWLVAGVAVREDEGSDTAAPRTVNTAIAFDPEGRVAAVHRKQRLFAYGGEHEHYRAGNKPTCLIIDGVRTALFICYELRFPELFGAVARDVDAMVLIANWPAARRPHWDALLRARAIENQCYFIGVNRIGTGGGLAYDGGSAAFTPWGEDLAPETASGVPLVTLDTRTVAEVRERYPFLRDRVV; this comes from the coding sequence ATGAGCGGCCGTCTGACCGTGGCCCTGGGCCAGTACGACATCGGCTGGCACTCGCCGGAGGCCTCGCTCGCCGCCGCGGAGACGTTGATCTCCCGCGCCGCGGCGGGGGGTGCACGGCTCGTCGTGCTGCCGGAGATGGCCACCACCGGCTTCACCATGGACAAGACGCAAGCCACCCCGCTGCAGGGGCCCGTGGTGTCGCGCCTGGGCGAGCTGGCGGCGCGCTCCAAGGTCTGGCTCGTGGCCGGAGTGGCCGTGCGCGAGGACGAGGGCTCGGACACGGCCGCCCCCCGCACGGTGAACACGGCGATCGCCTTCGACCCGGAGGGACGGGTGGCGGCGGTGCACCGCAAGCAGCGGCTCTTCGCCTACGGCGGGGAGCACGAGCACTACCGCGCGGGCAACAAGCCCACCTGTCTGATCATCGACGGGGTGCGTACGGCGCTCTTCATCTGCTACGAGCTGCGCTTCCCCGAGCTCTTCGGCGCGGTGGCCCGGGACGTGGACGCCATGGTCCTCATCGCCAACTGGCCGGCGGCGCGCCGCCCGCACTGGGACGCACTGCTCCGCGCCCGGGCCATCGAGAACCAGTGCTACTTCATCGGGGTCAACCGCATCGGGACCGGCGGCGGACTGGCGTATGACGGCGGCTCGGCGGCCTTCACCCCCTGGGGCGAGGACCTCGCGCCCGAGACGGCTTCCGGCGTCCCCCTCGTCACCCTCGACACGCGCACGGTGGCGGAGGTGCGCGAGCGCTATCCATTCCTGCGCGACCGTGTGGTGTAG
- a CDS encoding M23 family metallopeptidase has protein sequence MSAEAAGVTTQTVRDETVGVSLDVPGDWRVQPDPVLFNTYGFALFEPGGARSGGHERSPVARVALAYQVKPDQIEGLVQDLMSKYQEFSPTRSEVVVGQGLRGTVVSGLPGTDPYSLVYVADGDRVYRIGLWTMEPGLDSRARGVLASLRFERPTRSVQSLNLVPVEQAKYAAPPAEQLALNQRAHAERVLMTALEGGEPTQSVQATDVSAQQVACEFGQPAGLFWQTVWDYTNQFYSGYTTVYSGTYYNLRPGDPGWSAMSGNYGSWWGQNYHIRKCNTGLLNQYYANDWPAHKNANVYPATTGTVEWAGWDYADSEGYYTLGNYVVVRNGSYRAIMAHLTSIASGITWGTSVGMNTIIGYAGKTGGPWDEHVHSRIAYGESLTYNGQPYGGSTVWPNKLRCVSCRATDPGDAAGNGDGQFDVKDSTGARFYTRFYHGRWMRG, from the coding sequence GTGAGCGCCGAAGCGGCCGGAGTGACGACGCAGACGGTCCGCGACGAGACCGTGGGGGTGTCCCTCGACGTGCCGGGTGACTGGCGCGTGCAGCCGGATCCGGTGCTGTTCAACACCTACGGCTTCGCGCTGTTCGAGCCGGGCGGCGCCAGGAGCGGCGGGCATGAGCGCTCGCCGGTGGCCCGCGTCGCGCTGGCGTACCAGGTCAAGCCGGACCAGATCGAAGGCCTGGTGCAAGATCTGATGAGCAAGTACCAGGAGTTCTCCCCCACCCGCTCCGAGGTGGTGGTGGGCCAGGGTCTGCGAGGCACCGTGGTGAGCGGTCTGCCGGGCACGGATCCCTACTCGCTGGTGTACGTGGCGGACGGTGACCGGGTGTACCGGATCGGCCTGTGGACGATGGAGCCGGGGCTGGACTCGCGCGCCCGGGGCGTCCTGGCCAGCCTGCGGTTCGAGCGGCCCACGCGCTCGGTGCAGTCGCTGAACCTGGTGCCCGTGGAGCAGGCGAAGTACGCGGCGCCTCCCGCGGAGCAGCTGGCCCTCAACCAGCGTGCGCATGCGGAGCGCGTCCTGATGACCGCGCTGGAGGGCGGCGAGCCCACGCAGAGCGTGCAGGCCACGGACGTCTCCGCGCAGCAGGTGGCGTGTGAGTTCGGCCAGCCGGCCGGCCTGTTCTGGCAGACGGTGTGGGACTACACGAACCAGTTCTACAGCGGCTACACGACGGTCTACTCCGGCACCTACTACAACCTCCGCCCCGGAGATCCAGGTTGGAGCGCCATGAGCGGCAACTACGGCAGCTGGTGGGGCCAGAACTACCACATCCGCAAGTGCAACACGGGGCTGCTCAACCAGTACTACGCCAACGACTGGCCGGCGCATAAGAACGCCAACGTGTACCCGGCCACCACGGGCACGGTGGAGTGGGCGGGCTGGGACTATGCCGACAGCGAGGGCTACTACACGCTCGGCAACTACGTGGTGGTCCGCAACGGCAGCTACCGGGCCATCATGGCGCACCTGACGAGCATCGCGTCCGGCATCACCTGGGGCACGAGCGTCGGCATGAACACGATCATCGGCTACGCCGGCAAGACGGGAGGCCCGTGGGACGAGCACGTGCACTCCCGGATCGCCTACGGCGAGTCGCTCACCTACAACGGCCAGCCCTACGGCGGCAGCACGGTGTGGCCCAACAAGCTGCGGTGCGTCTCCTGCCGGGCGACGGACCCGGGCGATGCCGCCGGCAACGGCGACGGGCAGTTCGACGTCAAGGACAGCACCGGGGCCAGGTTCTACACGCGCTTCTACCACGGCCGCTGGATGCGGGGCTGA
- a CDS encoding SDR family oxidoreductase produces MKKTLEGRICLVAGATRGAGRAIACTLGEAGATVYCTGRSTRAQTERGKGPGPLLELDRRPETIEETAELVTARGGRGIAVRADHTVESEVEALCARIRAEQGRLEVLVNDIWGGDELTEFGVPFWKLSLEKGHVLLERAIWTHIVTSRHAVPLMLEGERGLIVEVTDGDHFGYRGNLFYDLAKMSVIRLAFAMANELRKKPGMTALAVTPGFLRSEAMLEHFGVTEATWRDGAAKVPDFIASETPYYVARGVAALAADPEVRRKAGRVFSSWELAKEYGFTDVDGRKPDWGTHFRETYGRVYPVADERAYASWFDGPIDIAFPDFIKD; encoded by the coding sequence ATGAAGAAGACGCTGGAGGGAAGAATCTGCCTGGTCGCTGGAGCCACACGGGGCGCGGGGCGCGCGATCGCCTGCACGCTGGGCGAGGCCGGGGCGACCGTCTACTGCACGGGCCGCAGCACGCGCGCGCAGACGGAGCGGGGGAAGGGACCGGGCCCGCTGCTGGAGCTGGATCGGCGTCCCGAGACGATCGAGGAGACGGCCGAGCTGGTCACCGCGCGAGGGGGCAGGGGGATCGCCGTGCGCGCGGACCACACGGTGGAGTCCGAGGTCGAGGCCCTCTGCGCACGCATCCGTGCCGAGCAGGGCCGGCTGGAGGTGCTCGTGAACGACATCTGGGGCGGTGATGAGCTGACCGAGTTCGGAGTGCCCTTCTGGAAGCTCTCCCTGGAGAAGGGGCACGTGCTGCTCGAGCGGGCCATCTGGACCCACATCGTGACGAGCCGCCATGCCGTGCCCCTCATGCTCGAGGGGGAACGCGGCCTGATCGTCGAGGTGACCGATGGCGATCACTTCGGCTACCGCGGCAACCTCTTCTACGACCTGGCCAAGATGTCCGTCATCCGTCTCGCCTTCGCCATGGCCAACGAGCTCCGGAAGAAGCCCGGGATGACCGCCCTCGCCGTGACGCCGGGCTTCCTCCGCTCGGAGGCGATGCTCGAGCACTTCGGCGTCACCGAGGCCACCTGGCGCGATGGCGCGGCGAAGGTTCCCGACTTCATCGCCTCGGAGACGCCGTACTACGTGGCGCGCGGCGTCGCGGCGCTCGCGGCGGATCCAGAGGTCCGGCGCAAGGCGGGCCGCGTCTTCAGCTCCTGGGAGCTCGCGAAGGAGTACGGCTTCACCGACGTGGACGGGCGGAAGCCGGACTGGGGGACCCACTTCCGCGAGACGTACGGGCGCGTCTATCCGGTGGCGGATGAGCGCGCGTACGCCTCGTGGTTCGACGGTCCCATCGACATCGCGTTCCCGGACTTCATCAAGGATTGA
- a CDS encoding helix-turn-helix transcriptional regulator: MGATLFPMRADRLVSLMLLLQDERRHTAEELSRRLEVSPRTIYRDLDALSSAGVPVYAQPGSTGGIGLLPGWRTHLTGLTEPEIQALASAHPIDALDDLGLAGPLRTALVKLAAALPSVQRTAAEHARQRLHIDGSSWFGEKDPVPHLAVLREAVFQDRKVRLAYRDFEGARSTRVVDPYGLVIKGDHWYLVAGDQGVTKVFRGARVEGVRMLTDTFTRPAQFELRAFWKDWCKRFATQRARYEVTLRLTAEGAEALAAMRPGSERERIRPGTVTIDFERLSIALSQLVLLGRGAEVLEPPELRARLGALASELGALYGTRPRA, from the coding sequence ATGGGCGCTACGCTGTTTCCCATGCGCGCGGACCGGCTGGTGAGTCTGATGCTCCTGCTCCAGGACGAACGGCGGCACACGGCCGAGGAGCTCTCCCGGCGCCTCGAGGTGTCGCCCCGCACCATCTACCGGGACCTGGATGCGCTCTCGTCCGCGGGAGTCCCCGTGTACGCCCAACCCGGCTCCACCGGTGGCATCGGGCTGCTCCCGGGCTGGCGCACCCACCTCACCGGCCTCACCGAGCCGGAGATCCAGGCGCTCGCGAGCGCCCATCCCATCGATGCCCTGGATGACCTGGGCCTGGCGGGCCCGCTGCGGACGGCGCTCGTGAAGCTCGCCGCCGCGCTCCCCAGCGTGCAGCGGACGGCCGCCGAGCACGCCCGGCAACGGCTCCACATCGATGGCTCCTCCTGGTTCGGCGAGAAGGATCCAGTGCCCCACCTGGCCGTGCTTCGCGAGGCGGTCTTCCAGGACCGGAAGGTCCGGCTGGCCTACCGCGACTTCGAGGGCGCTCGGAGCACCCGCGTGGTCGACCCCTATGGCCTGGTCATCAAGGGCGACCACTGGTACCTCGTCGCCGGCGACCAGGGCGTGACGAAGGTCTTCCGCGGTGCACGGGTGGAGGGGGTACGCATGCTCACCGACACGTTCACACGCCCCGCGCAGTTCGAGCTCCGGGCCTTCTGGAAGGACTGGTGCAAGCGCTTCGCGACCCAGCGGGCCCGCTACGAGGTGACCCTGCGTCTCACCGCCGAGGGTGCCGAGGCGCTCGCGGCGATGCGCCCGGGCTCGGAGCGGGAACGCATCCGCCCGGGCACCGTGACGATCGACTTCGAACGCCTCTCGATTGCCCTCTCCCAGCTCGTCCTGCTCGGCCGTGGGGCCGAGGTCCTCGAACCACCGGAGCTGCGCGCCCGGCTCGGAGCGCTCGCGAGCGAACTGGGTGCGCTCTACGGAACGCGGCCCCGAGCCTGA